The Lutibacter sp. A64 genome segment GTCATTTTACCTGACGCATATTGAACCCCTCTATCAGAATGAAAAATAAAATCATCTGAAATGGGTCTGTTTTTTCTAGCTCTTGCCCAGGCTTTATAAACTGTATTTTCTACAGTCATATCATTGCTTAAAGACCATCCAACAATCTTTCTATCAGCTAAATCTATCATAGTAGTTAAATAAATCCATTTGTCTTTACATCGAATGTAGGTAATATCAGAAACCCAAACCTTACCAAGTTCTTTTATGTTGAAATTCCTATTCAATATATTAGGACTGATGTTATAATTATGATTAGAATTCGTTGTAACTACATATTTTCTTTTAGATTGGCTTCTAATTCCCATTTGCTGCATAAGTCTTGAAATATACGATGGATGATAATGATATCCCGCTCTAGCTAAGGTTTTAGTGATTTTATAACTACCATATACTTTACGATTTGTTTTCCATATTTGATAAATTTTCGCTTTAAGTATTCTTGTTTTAGAGACTCTGATAATACTACTATTTCTTAGCCATTGATAATAAGAATTTCTACTAATTTTTAAAAGTTTACACATCTTCTCAACAGGATAGTTGGTACTGTGTTTATTTATAAACCTGTACTTTACCTGTCGTTCTTGGAGAAGATGCTCACCGCCTTTTTTAAGATATCCCTCTCCATCTCAGCATCTCTAAGACGCCTTTTCAATTCTCGAATCTCTTTTTCTTCTGGTGTTAAGCTCGGAGTTCCTGAACCTGTAAAAGATTCTCGGTTTGATAAATAGGATCTTTTCCAACTGCGTATACTTGCAGAATGGACACCATATTCTTTCCCCAAATCTTCTGCACTCTGACCTGAGAGCATTAATTCTACTAACATAATCTTAAATTCCTTGTCGTACCTTTTTGTTTTACTCATAATTCAAATATATTAATTTATGAGCCGTTTTAACTGTAACTATAAATGTAGGTATTCCAAAATTAAATTTGCAACCTATCAAAATATAGTATCCAAACTGAAAATTCATAGAGGTTAAGCACAAATAGATAGAATTAACATCAAGTTTTAAGGCTAACACGAAAATAGTTAAATTCTGTACCTATTCTGTACCCATAATTAAAAAAGCAGCTATATTTTCATATAACTGCTTGATAATCAAGTAGCGGGGACTGGACTCGAACCAGCGACCTTCGGGTTATGAGCCCGACGAGCTACCTACTGCTCTACCCCGCGATTTGGACTGCAAAGATACATCTTTTTTTAAAAAAACAAACACATTTTATAATTAAAAACTAATTTAGTTTTACCTTTGCAACTTAAACACTGAAAATGAAGCATAAAGCCGGTTTTGTAAATATTATAGGAAATCCAAATGTTGGAAAATCAACGTTAATGAATGCACTTGTGGGTGAAAAACTATCTATAATCACCTCAAAAGCACAAACAACTAGACATAGAATACTTGGAATTGTTAATGGTGACGATTTTCAAATCCTTTTTTCTGATACGCCAGGAATTATAAAACCAGCTTACGAATTACAAGAATCTATGATGGATTTTGTAAAATCTGCCTTTGAAGATGCCGATGTTTTAATTTATATGGTTGAAATTGGTGAAAAAGAATTGAAAGATGAAGCTTTTTTTAACAAAATAACAAACTCTAAAATACCTGTACTTTTATTAATCAATAAAATAGATACTTCTTCACAAGAACAAGTTGAAGAAAAATTATTATACTGGAAAGAAAAAGT includes the following:
- a CDS encoding IS3 family transposase (programmed frameshift), with translation MSKTKRYDKEFKIMLVELMLSGQSAEDLGKEYGVHSASIRSWKRSYLSNRESFTGSGTPSLTPEEKEIRELKRRLRDAEMERDNLKKGGEHLLQERQVKYRFINKHSTNYPVEKMCKLLKISRNSYYQWLRNSSIIRVSKTRILKAKIYQIWKTNRKVYGSYKITKTLARAGYHYHPSYISRLMQQMGIRSQSKRKYVVTTNSNHNYNISPNILNRNFNIKELGKVWVSDITYIRCKDKWIYLTTMIDLADRKIVGWSLSNDMTVENTVYKAWARARKNRPISDDFIFHSDRGVQYASGKMTAIFRHNKKINQSMSRKGNCWDNAVAESFFKTIKCELIYRRSFKTFIQAYSQIDSYIHWYNTKRIHQSLDYLTPLEMEIILKNIKTKRAA